The DNA region gtgagactcattctcaaaaaaaaaaaaaaaaaaaaaaaaaaaaatatatatatatatatatatattaaaaaggagtaaaaaagaaaaagatgaggaaacagtaTGCTCACTCTTTGGCACTAGATCTATCTTTAAGCCACAGCCCCATGTCTTCTAGACATGTGGGAAGTTTACTTAATCCCTTTGAGCCTTAGTGTCCATATCTGTAACAGAAATATTTGGTGTATAGCTATCATTGCTTATCCTAACAATCCTGCAAAATGCCTAATACAAAGCCTAGTTTGTTTGTATGTATTCAGCAAAATGTAGGTATTGATGTTATTGACAACTAATTTCCCTGTGATATTAATTCCTACCATACTCTCCCTATGCAGACAATCTCAGGGTGATTACTATTTAAATGGACGTCCTATTGCAGAAAGTACATAGTATTCCCCCTGGAAAAGTTTAAACCAATACCACAGGGCTCCCTCAACCCTCCAAGACAAGCTATAGAGGTCATGCCTCACCACAGTCAGCAGAACATCTTTAGGTTGTTCAGAAAACCACTGTGAAAAATTCCTGTTTGTACCCTCCTTTTCTTCAAACCTTTCCTAAAATTCAGAGATAAACACAGGCCAACTTGTAAGCCTTCTTTGACCTCCCTCCAGATGAGCATCTGAAGTCCTGTCATATGGTTCCATAGCACTTTTCTCTACCATAGATTGCATTTTTCACATTGAGCTTCTGCTAGATAATTTTCCATCTTCTGCTGTTAGACTCTAAGCTTCATGGAGGCAGGTTCTTACCTACCTTGCTTACCACTGAATCCACAGTCCCTAGTGTATAGCCTGGGGCTTTTTAGGAGGAAcctaaaaagttttttaatctGCAGGTATGGAAAAGAAACTGGAAGTCAGGAATGGAATTCATTTGCATAGTTGCTGTACATAAAAACATGACATTTTTCTAGAATCAAAAGGGACATCAGAGACTATGTGGTCTTTCCATTGCTTTTCCAGTGAAGGAAATAAGGAGTTCATCAATTTGTCTTACGGCCCAGGACTATTAAATGGTAAAAATCAGGCTCGAATGCAGTTCTGCCAGTTCCCAAACAGTATTGCTTCACTTTTGTCATGTTGCCTTCGTGACTATGGCTGTGTACATGAacgaagccaggcacaaaaggacaaatggagtatgattctacttatatgaaataCCTAGAATAGGCAATGTTATAATATAGAGACACAAAGTAGACTAGAGGTTATTGGAGGCTAGAGGAAGGGAGGAATTAGGAGTTATCGCTTAATGGTTACAGAGGTTTTTTGGCACGGGGTCAGGGGATTGATGAAAAAGTTTCAGAAATAGACAATGGTGTGGTTACACAAAACTGTGGGTATACATAATGACACTAAACAGTGCTCTTAAAAATGATTGAAATGGGGCTGAgaatggtggcttacgcctgtaatcccagcactttgggaggccgaggtaggcagatcacttgaggccaagagttcgagaccagcctggcccacatggtgaaacccatggcccacatggtgaaacccagtctgtacaaaaaaatacaagaattagctgggcatggtggtgcatgcctgtaatcctagctactcagaaagctgaggcaagagaatcatttgaacccgggaggcagaggttgcagtgaactgagatcacgccactgtactccagcctgggtgacagagcgagactccgtctaaaaaaaaaaaaaaaaatttcacgtTACGTATATTtaccacaaagaagaaaaaaagaggtcaTGACTAATCATTCCCCAGTCACTTTGCCTTTCCAGGCCAATTGTGAGGTGAGGACAAAGTCTTTACtgaatattaaaaggaaaaaaatcaccatGAGGAAGGTGTAAAGAGGCAAAGACAAACGCATGGTGTAGGGCTATCTAATTAAAAGTGacacctctttatttttttaacctacaaTTTCTCAGCAACTTAAAATCCGTGACTTGGTACTGGAAAAATGCCAGTTCtacattatttttctgcatatggtgtAAAATAACTGATAAAACCATAAAAGACTCCATATGGCacagatgaaagagaaaaaaggagttcttttttgttgttactcaATGAACAATTAGTTCTCTattctccaaaaaaacaaaacaaaacaaaacactaaggTGCCATTAGGAGAAAAATTTCCAAAGTGTCAAGAAGACATATTCCAAATGGAAAGAAAGttggaaagataaataaaatgagcaTTCCTTTAGCTATATTTAGTGGAGTCctgcagagaaaaaaattctagCTAGGCAGCATTAAGACATAGTTTATTAATGCAGTTTCCCCACAGCaggacacagaaagagaaactggTAAAACagtcacattaaaaaattatgactCCTACATCTGATCTTTATGAATACACAGAAGAGAAACTGTCCTCTTGAGTCATCCTTGGGCCATGTTGAGACAGAGATgcaaaagattattattattatttttgcttcaaaGCACTATTTGCTCACACAAGGTTGGAACAGACTGAAAGTCACTTCCTATATTTAGGGAATTTTTCAAGTATTTATAGAAAGACCCTATGTAAGATTTTGAGCAGTTCTCCCaatgacattttgaaataaagcactacagtcttttgtttttaaagagtgtACAAAATTGAAGTCTGTTTGTACTGCCTTTGGGGAAATATTGTAGTAGGTAGTAATCTGGTTATAAATAGAATTTCCCtagaattttagagctgaaaGGGAGCCTATGGTGATGATCTAATCCAGTGTTTTGCATAGTGCAGCCTGTGCCCCACCGATGAGTTATGAAATCAATTTAGAGGGCCACAGTTAGCGTTAGgaaacagaagaggagaaggaatagAATAACATTCAACGAAAGAGAAAAACTATGTTATACATACTGTTTTGTGAAACTTTTGTTtcagtgtatgagtgtgtgtgtctctctgtctaACAGAGGTcacaatataaaatacatgtgtCTTACTGTGAGTTCTGGTCCAAAATATTGGAAATTATCAGCCTAATCAAATACCTTCCCACTGCAGGAAAGATAACTGAAGCCAGAGGGGCAAATGACTTTCTCAAGTCAGACAGTGTATCAGAAGTAGCCCAGGTCTCCTGTCTCTCAGTATCCTTTCCATTAGACTTTAATGCCTAAAATATGCTTGAAGGCAGATGTCAACCCTTGTCCTTTGATTTCCATACTGCCTTGACAGCTGACATTATATTCTCTTTTGGAGCATTTCCTATGCTctgaattcccttttctccatctctAGCATTCCCACAGCCCTTCTACCACTTGGGATCAGCGATTTTGTGTGATGCGGGCTGGCGTGCGCAGGGGCAAAATATCAGCACTTAGGCTTGGATGATCCATGACTCATGGATAGCTCGTGGTAGCTTAGAAGATTTGGAGTTCCACAGCTCACTGCTCCCTGGAGCTGATGAGCCACATGAGGAATAGAATTACAGCTTCCTTGTGAAAAAGAGGGAAGTACATACGACCACTCACTTAGATGGCATGCTCAGAAACAAGACAGCTAGCTGACAGCTGTGGGCTCTGGGTAATTCCTGCCAGACTCAAGCACTCTAGCTGGTTTTCCTGGGTCAAAACAGAAGTATGTAGATCGTGTTCTATAACTGCAGAGATAGAACAGGATTATCAAAGAGGATCATGTCTGGAACTTAAGGTGCCTGTTTTGGAGTTAGAAGAGAAATGTTCTACCTCACCAATAAACACTTACATTGcatttgctgtgtgccaggcactattctgacaatattataaatatttactcatttaatccaCATAATCAACCTCAAGGTCTTAGAGGACTCTCCTAGCTGCAATTGTAGCAGAAGCATTGAGATgtgttaaaataatttgtttttctttctgattcgAAGACAGGAGGGTGAGTACACTTAATAGAGTTTAGAACTATGTCATTGACAAAGTGAATTAATCAAAAGTCAAATCCAGGGAGAAAAGGTCAACTGCCTACTTTCTCTTGGCAGAAGGAATAGGGACGAGGGTTGTTCTTGCAAAGATTCATCACTTCTTGAAGCTTTCCAGAAGTGGTGATGGATTTGCAATAAgccatctgcttttttttttttttttttttttttaatttaagccaCCCTCATATATTTGTAGTATAGCTGCCTTGGTGCCGAAGTCTGCTTCGGTCCTGAAATCACGCAATCAAACCCAAGTGGACCTGTGCCCTTGACCTTATGAACCAGTGCCTTGCATAGTGCTGGAAGAGGGTCCTTAGTAAACaatttgttgaaataatttactaCCACATTTAAAACTGATACCGACCTTGGAAACAGCCAGATTTGGATTTGATAATGGAAATTACTGAAGTGTAAGAagggcaaaatttttttttctttttttttttaaagaggaacaGGAAGTGaggattttttgcttttgtttttgtaagcACCTGTATGTGCTTGTATGTTTcatatgttaatatttaaatCACACAATATTCTGATCgaatctccatttcacagatgagggaactaagttaaatgacttgctgaAGGTAGGTAAGGAACAGAATTCAGAATATTGTCTGCCTGTAGAACCCATTACTCTTTCCAAATCATGCTGTGGTCtgaaagttttgttgttgttgttgttcatttgaGAAATTTGTCCCTAGCAGCATTCACTGACCATGGCAAAACTTTAATTGATCTTTCCATGCCACAGCCTACCTATTATCTATGAGGAACAGCAACAGTTAAAACCCACTCTGTAATCAAGTCTTGGTTCCATTAACAACTCCACCACGTAATTAAACTTATTTCTTGAAAACGCAGACACGGTTCACTAAAGAATCTGAGAAGAGCCATTTAAATTGCGCTCAGTGTTTTGCTCTGGGTTAACCACGATCAAGTCTGGGCTTGGAACAGAAGTTTAGAAAGAATGTAGGGAATGCGGCTGGCCCAGTGCTGAATCTTCGTGGGAGCCAGGATGTATTTCCTGTGCAATCTGTGAAACTTCTAACTTATTACTGCTCATTGTTTTCCTCCATGAATATGTTGGGTAAAAATGCAGGTTGCTGAATACTTGTCCTGTTCTTGGAACAGCCTCCATTAACTAAAGCAGCAAATCTAATAGTGAAATAATCACCAGAAatggaaaatgtttctttctgaaagGTGTAATCATGAGAGGTATCCCATTAACAATACcttgaaaaaagataaatttccCATTATCAGTACATTCTATGGCTATACTGTGCAAACACTTGACTTACACCACAGATAgtttcaggactttttttttttttaaggctaagATTTGGCTTAGCAAAAGGCACTGAAAACGTAAGGATGACATTAAATAGTTAAATTACACACTCCGTTGTAATGCAGATTGAGAAGGGGAACCCACAGAGATTTAATAGCTTTCTGAGTCTATAAAACCCTAGGTTTACAAATGCAAGTCAAATAAAAAACTATTAAAGTTGCAACCAAAAGATGATTTGAGTTAAAGgtcattaaataaaaagaaggtaACAGGcaagatcacttgggcccagataCCAAAGAAAATGCCAAAGTAAAACACCAAGggctgtaaaataaaaatcaacctcTTCCTCTTGagttaaaaatccaaaaagaattTGAAGTCCTAAAAAGGGTCCAAATGTCATACACAAAGTACTGTTCGCCTTCATGGTCTCACACTGGCTGCTCTGAGGAGACCATGCAGTTAGTACCCGGAAAACAGTACAACCTCTTCAGAGAACTGGATGAGTCCAGATGTTGGAGATTTTGATCTTCTGAATCCATTGGAATTTATGCCAGGAGATTAAAGAGAAGAATTAATTTATGACTTTCTCTACTCATTCCCAATGTGGGCTCAGCTTATTATCTGTACACATTGTGATGCACTGTAATTACAATGCTGAAAATAATTTGCAACATGTGACGACTGTAGTTAAGTTTAAAAAGGGGGGTGTTTGTCATACTTTAGTCCCCACATCTGGTTCTATCATATTTGCCAAATGATTAATATAGGAATATATTACAGTGAAATCCTTTCATATCAAAGTTTTATTTGCCAGGAAATAGAACACTTtcctcccatctctctccccatCTACCCCCACATTCTAGGCTGAACTCAAATTTCCAGCACCAAGGTTCATCTGAGTGAGGACAGGGAGTCTGCTCTTATCTTTGTTCAATTCTGTAAGTTCCGTAGTCACAACTGGAATGGATATGCATCCTTTGTTTTAAAAGCACATCCAcaagaaagaaaacctaaatcTTATTCTGAAAGCAGATGGGGCATCAGAGATATCAAACAAGTTAAAACCACaggaattaaattataaattttaaactcccttttattgaaatataagtTTGTTTAGTATATTTACACCACActttatgcacatatatacagaGAAGgtaaattctgtaaaataaaaaagtttttcttaataaaaaattaaaataaaataaagtgcataaaactgattcttttttttttttcccttctggtgAATATCATCATTGTCAAAATTTTGGTCAgttgggagagggaggaagaagaaattcaTTATATTTGACTTAGTGCATACAGCTGGCCCTGAATTTGTAGCCTTCAGGCCAAAATGACAAGAGGTCAGGAATGAGTCAGGCAAATTGTCAAGGTCTGCAGGGCTCCCCAGAGTCTGGAGGTCCTGCTCTCTTTGTCCTATCGGGAGCCATCCCCCTGCTTGGAACAGTGATCTCACCATCGCGGCGCTGGAACAAAGGGAGAACACAGGAAGGGGGCTCCACCAGCCAATGTCACAGCCCTGCTCCGGGGCCACCAGCGCTGTGTTTGGTAGAAAATTGCAGAATTAGCTCAACGGCTCAAACGGAAGTTTTACTTTTTCGGAAAGGGAATGAGGGGGGCCCAAGAATGGGGTACATCTCCCACAGGGACGGCCACTCGGGGGCCAAACCCCAGTAGCCAGTTTCTTCGGATCCAATCTCCGTGCTGGCACAGGAATGAATCCTTTTATAAGCTGGGTGGAGGGAATGTTACACTTCTCGCCTCGGTGAGTTCGTCCTCCCAGAACTTTGAAAGGAAACAGCGTGGGATTCAAAGAAAGGGGCAAGTGGGTGAAGAGCTGAAGTTTTTAGACACCTTTGCGGGTGGGCGTTGCCCGGCTGGTCCCCGACAGTGGCAGAGGCAACGGCCCTTCCCGCCATCATCCATACCCCAGCCCCaggtctttctcttttcctccggATGACACTAAGTCCCAGACCGGTGGCCGTACTTGGCCTTACAGTGCAAAATGTGCTTGGCGAGGAAGTCGAGGCGGCGCTGTAGCAGCTGAGCGTGGGGGTCGGCGAGCGCGGCCAGCTCGGGGAAGCGAGGCTCGTGGCGCCGGTAGAGGCGCAGCAGCCGGGCCGCGGCGTCCTGTCCGCGGTGCAGCTCCAGGACGCGCCGCGCGGTCCGCTCGCGGAACACGCACACTGACTGCAACAGCGGCTCGTTATACTTGTCCCACATGCCTGCCACCCGGTAGCCGTGCACCAAGCCCGCCTCGTTGTCCAGAAAGACCAGCGCCCCGCCGGGACCGCGGTGCAGGTTGCTGGTGGCGCGCTGCATGACGCGCGGGTCCCACTGCAGGCTGAAGAGGTTGCTTACGAGCCGGTCGAAGTTGGCTGTCAGGTAGTCAAAGAGGATTAAGTCGGTCCATTGTACTAGGTCCACGAGCTCCGCCTGGCTGAGGTTGGCCAGCTCACCCCCGGCGTCCCGGAGGGGGCGCAGACGGCCGTCCTCCGACCGCCAGGGCGCGGGCACTACCACGTCCGTGAGGTTGGGCAGCCAGCGCGTCAGGCTCACCACGCTGCCCTCGGTCCAGTGCGCAGCGCGCAGCTCCTCCTGCACCTGCGCCCACTGCGCGCCCCGAGCCTCCACCCGGGCCAGTGCCAGCGGCGGCACGTGGCGCTGGAGGCCCAGCAGGCGCGCCAGGTAGTAGGACAGGGCCTCGCCCTGAATCTGCTCCGGGTTGATGCCGTAGCGCACGCAGGCGCGGGTGCCGTCGGCAAAGCGGGCAAGTCGGTTGGAGCTGCGCCCGCAACCCCCGCGCTCCAGGGCCACCACCCGGGCGCCGCGAGCCGCCTCCAGCCACGCCGCCGCCTGGGCCTCCGAAAAGCCCCGGGGCACCTGCTCCTCCAGGCCGCGGCTCCAGAAGACGCCCCCGTACACCGCGGCGCTCTCCTCCGGCCGGGGCTGCCCGGCTGGCACGTGCCACCTGCGCTCGCCCGGAGACTGCCGGGGCGGGCCGTCCGCGCCGGCCGCCAGGGTGAGCAGCGCCCGGAAAGTTTTCAGGGAGCCGCCGCGGGAGTCCCACGCCAGGGGCGGGGGCAGAGGGAAGCGAGGCGCGGGCGCGGGGCCGCCGCTTCGGGCCGGGCGCCGTGGGAGTCGGTCTTCGGGCGGCCGGGAGGCGGGCAGCTCGGCCCTCGGCGGCAGGAGCCCTCCCCACAGCACCAGCAGCGAGCCCAGCGCCAGCAGCCAGAGCCCCGCGGTGGCGGCGGCGCCCCGCATCCTCCTGCCCATGCTCCCGCGACTGTGCCGGTGCGCCGCCACCGCTTCAAGCCGAGCCCAGGCACCCGGGTCCCGGCGGCGAGGCGGGCCCGGCAGTTGGTGGGCTCCGGGGCTTCGGGCGCTTCGGCCCCATCGCGGCCGCGGGGCGCTGCGGGGCTCTGTCCGGCGCTCCGCCCGGCGCTGGGAACTCGCGTCGCCGCCGCTTCCCAGCTGCTTTTGTATTTCGCTGTGAGACCCTCCGGTGGGCGCGATTCACAGGCGCCCGGACCACGTGGGAGCGAGGGGgatccccctccccctcctccgcCGCCGCTCCCCGCCCCCCGCTCCCCcgcccccttcccctcctcttccccttaaAGCGGCGATGGCTTCTTCCAAGAGGGAGAGGCGGCCCCACACTCGGTCGGGGACTTAGGGGCCTGGAGGAAGCCGGACTGGCTGCGCCCGCGCCAGAGCGTAGGAGGGGGTGGCACAGAGCTGGAGTCTGGGGCCTGGCGGGGCGGACGCACTCTGGGCCCTCGTGGGGGTGTCGTGGTCGCCTGGTCCCTTCGCCTAGGCAGCACCAGGTCTCCTGCAAACTTCAGACAAATTTCCACCGCTCTCCGAGCTCCGCCAGGCTA from Rhinopithecus roxellana isolate Shanxi Qingling chromosome 15, ASM756505v1, whole genome shotgun sequence includes:
- the FJX1 gene encoding four-jointed box protein 1, which translates into the protein MGRRMRGAAATAGLWLLALGSLLVLWGGLLPPRAELPASRPPEDRLPRRPARSGGPAPAPRFPLPPPLAWDSRGGSLKTFRALLTLAAGADGPPRQSPGERRWHVPAGQPRPEESAAVYGGVFWSRGLEEQVPRGFSEAQAAAWLEAARGARVVALERGGCGRSSNRLARFADGTRACVRYGINPEQIQGEALSYYLARLLGLQRHVPPLALARVEARGAQWAQVQEELRAAHWTEGSVVSLTRWLPNLTDVVVPAPWRSEDGRLRPLRDAGGELANLSQAELVDLVQWTDLILFDYLTANFDRLVSNLFSLQWDPRVMQRATSNLHRGPGGALVFLDNEAGLVHGYRVAGMWDKYNEPLLQSVCVFRERTARRVLELHRGQDAAARLLRLYRRHEPRFPELAALADPHAQLLQRRLDFLAKHILHCKAKYGHRSGT